One Gordonia pseudamarae genomic window, CGGTGAACCACAATCGAACGAATCGGATGTCACGCTCTTCGAGGGTCCGGAGCACGAATTCCTTTTGGCGATCCATGCCATCGGACACTAGGAGTCACCTGTTAAATCCGTGTTACATTCACAATTCCGATGCGATAACCTGCAACTTTGCTAAAGAGATCTCACCATATAGGACAACTTCGCCATGCCCGTCTCACCGGTGCGAAGCGTCGGTGTGAGACACCGCAGGGCGCCGGATCAACCGGTTCGCAATGGCGTTTCGCCCCACGGGCGGGTGTCTCGCGGCGTGATCGCGCGGTCGGCGCGCAGGTCTACGGCCACGCAGGAACCGGGCCGGTGATGTGAGTAAAACCACAGCTCCGACGGGTGTGAACGAGCGTTCGGCAGGTGGACAATACGTGGTGTCCTACCCGCCCGGGTACCTGCTCGACGCAGGACTCGAGGAACGAAATGAGACAGCGATGTCCGAAACCTCGGTTTACGGTGCCACCCCCACCGATTCGGCCAAGCCCCGTCGCGCGATGCGCGTACACCACCTCGCGCAGATGAAGGCCGACGGCGAGAAGTGGTCGATGCTCACCGCCTACGACTATTCCACCGCCCGCATTTTCGATGAGGCAGGCATTCCGGTGTTGCTCGTCGGCGACTCGGCCGCCAACGTCGTCTACGGCTACGACACCACCATCCCCGTCACGCTCGACGAGATGATCCCACTGATCCGCGGCGTCGTACGCGGCGCCCCGCACGCCCTGGTCGTCGCCGACCTCACCTTCGGCAGCTATGAGGCGGGCCCGCGGCAGGCCCTCGAATCGGCCACGCGCGTCTTCAAGGAGACCGGCGCGCATGCGGTGAAGATCGAAGGCGGCGAACGCGTCGCCGATCAGATCGCCACGCTCACCGCCGCCGGAATTCCCGTCGTCGCACACATCGGGTTCACCCCGCAGTCCGTCAACGGCCTCGGCGGCTTCCGCGTCCAGGGCCGTGGCGACGCCGGTGATCAGCTCATCGCCGACGCCATCGCAGTCCAGGAGGCCGGCGCGATCGCCGTCGTCATGGAGATGGTTCCCGCCGACCTCGCCGGCCAGATCACCCGCAAACTCACCATCCCCACCGTCGGGATCGGCGCGGGCAACGAGACCGACGCCCAGGTCCTCGTCTGGCAGGACATGGCCGGTTTCACCCACGGCAAGACCGCCAAGTTCGTCAAACGCTTCGCCGATGTCGGCGGCGACCTGCGCAAGGCCGCCGAACAGTACGCCGACGAGGTCCGCCGGGGCGCCTTCCCCGGCCCCGAACACTCCTACTGAGTTCCAGTCCCCAAACCTTGCTGTTTGCTCCGAAATCCGACAGCAAACAGCAAGGTTTGCTGTCGGTCGCGGCCAACCGCACGACGTGCACCGGCGGCAACGATGTGATCGACGCCGCCGGTGCCGCTCGCCCGGCCCGCACAAGGGGGGTCGACGAGTGTTCACCTACGATTCCGAACTCGCACCGGCGGCAACCACTGCCGGGATTCACGTGGTCGCACCCGCATAGCCGCCGGCGCACCGCCGCACGAACCTGGCAACCGTTTCCCGCACCTGCTCGGGCAAGAGGTCACCGTCGCCGAACAGCATTCCTACTAGCCGTCCCGTCAGCAGGTCGACGAGATCGGCGGCGTCGGCCTGGGGTGAATCACTGCCCAAGGACCGGAACAGCCCGGCGGCCAATTCGACCGAGAACAGGCAGCGCATCAGCGACTGTCGCAGCTCCCGGTGTTCACGCACCTCGCCGAGCAGCGCGAACACCGCGAGTGCCTGATCGCGCCGGCCGTCGGCGAGATGCCCCAACTGCCCGGCGATCAGCTCCGCCGCCCCCTCCACCGTGACCGGTTCCTCCGCCTGCGACCGCGCATCCTCGAATGCCGCACGTGAGTGATGCCGGATCCGTTCGACGACGGCTTCGACCAACGCCTGCCGGGTCCGGAAGTAGTACGACGTCGAACCCGCGGCCAGCCCGGCGTGCCGGTCGACGGCCTGATGGGTCAGCACCCTCGCGCCACCGTCGGCCAGAACCGCGATCGCATGGTCGGTGATGAGCGGGCGCCTGTCCCCCGGTCGTGGCATCGCACCCTCCTCGTCTCAACTGCCATCGTTCCATTACTCTACAAATATAGAGTAATGGAGGTGGTGTCATGCATCGACGCCGACGATTCCGCGGTTCTCCGGTCACATCATTGGCCGCCCGGACCGCACCTCGGTTCCGCGATGCCCTCGCCCACGCGGGCATCGGCTTCGACGACGCCCAGCGCCACGCCATTGACCGCCTCAGCGGGCCGACCGACTGCGGCTACTATCTGCACGGCACCACCGGTCGCGGCAAAACCGCGCTCGCCACCCTGTATTTCGACGCGATCCCGACGCAACACAAGACTCGCGTCCACTTCCACGATTTCCTGGCCGGGGTCCAGTCACATATCGCGCACTCGGGGCGATCGCATTCCGAGGCGATACGATCGGTCATCGGACCAACGGACGCCGTCTTCTTCGACGAGTTTCATGTCCATGATGTCGCCGACGCGATCTACCTGACCGAGATGCTCGGCAACCTGTGCAACGGCCGCACGCTGGTGATCGCGACCAGCAACTACTCCCCCGCCGATCTCATGCCGAACCCGTTGTTCCACAGTCGCTTCGCCCCGGCCATCACCATCATCACCGGGTCGATGACCGTGGTCGACATCGCCGGCGGACCCGACTATCGCACGCTCGCGGGACCTCCGGAACGTGGGTTCGGTTCCGGCTCCTGGATCTGCGGTCCGCCGGAGAACACCGGCACCCCGGCGACACCGGTACCGCTGTGCGCCGGCGGGATCAAGCTGATGGCGCTGCGAGTGACCGGCCGGGCAGCACACCTCACCTTCGCCGAACTCTGCGAACGTCCGGTGGGATCGCACCAATACCTCTGGCTCGCAGACTCTTTCGAGTCCATCACCATCACCGGGGTGCCCGACCTCGCCTCGGCCGAACGGGACCCGCTGATGCGGTTGGCCAACCTCGTCGACATCCTGCATGACCGCAACATCCGGCTCGACGTCCACTCTGCGGGACCACCCGGCCGCATTCTGGACGCCCCGGCCCCACCGCCCGACGTCGCACGAACGCTCAGCAGGCTCGGTTCGCTACGCACCCCGACCCCCGGCGCCGGACGAACCCGCGCCGCGCCGGGCGCGGGCGGCGGTACTACCTGATGCGTTGCGCCGCGTAACGGGCGGCCGCCACGCTCACCGGTCCCGGCCCGTACAGCACGTGCAGCGCGTTGGGCTGACCGACCTTGGTGCCGTTGCAGATGGTGTCGCCGGGGATGCAGTACCGGTAGGTCTTGCCCCGGTACGCGGTGCCGACGCGCAGCGGCGGAGTGCCGATGTCACGCATCCACCGGTCCGACGGAGCACCGAGCAGCACCACCGCCGCGACGTGTCCGGCCACGGATGTGGGCAGCACCGGTGGCAGTCCGGTCAGCTCGCGTTCGTACCTCGCGGGCAGCCGCACCGGTGTCGACGACGTCGCGTAGGTGGTGATCACCGCCCCCTGCGAGTAGCCGCCGAGCACGATCTTCGTCCTGGGGCATGCCGAGGCGATCCGCTCCATCCGCCGCTGGATCATGTTGATGCCGTCGATCGCGGTCTGCGCCACGTACCGCCGGTCACTGAACCGGGCGCTGGCCTTGTAGGGCACTCCCCAGACGTTCACACTCCTGCCCGGCAGCAGCCGGCGCAGTTCAGTACTGAACGCGAGCCCGGTCAGTCCGACGGGCGGCGCCGTCTCGGCGGTTCCGCGGGCGAATATCACCTCGACGTCGGGACAGCGGGCCGCGTCCGCGCGTCCCTGACCGGCGATCACACCCATCGACAACACGGTCACCCAACACAACAGCACCACAGTCAGCCGTTTGGTCACCTGGCGATCGTATCGCCGGATCGCCGCCGATACGACTGTGAACATGCCTCGGCGTCTCCCACCGCACCCGTGATCTCAAGGGCCTCGGGCTCGGCCGTCACACCGTCTCGCTCTCCACGGCCGGTTCGCGCGGGGCGTCCACCCGGCCGCCGGTCGCCACGGCGGCGGTGAACACGATCACCAGCACGAAGCAGGCCAGCGTGTACGGCACGTTCGCGGCGAGCCGCTCGTCCACCGAACCCGACAGCAGGCCGGGAAGTTCCGAAGCCCACAGGACGGCGAAGACCACGCAGTACGCAACCGCCGCGGCAACCGCGTAAGGGCGTGCGGTGTCATCCTCGGAATGCCCGCCCTCACCGGGTCCCGCGCCGGCGGACCGATTGCGCCGCCATTCGGTGGGCAGCACGCTCAACGCGACGGCCGCGAAGACGGCCACCAACGCCATCATGACCACAGTCTGCGCGGTGGTGTCGGGGTCGCCACCGATCATGCCCGCGACGATTCCCGGGATCCCGGCGATCAGCACGACGACCGTCGTCAGCACACCACTGAGCACCACACCCCCGAGCACGCCGAGCCCCCCGCGCGCCGGCCGGTCGGTGACGAGCGTGCGGACCAGGTAGGTGAGCGCGGCCGGACCGACGGTGGCGAACATGAACACACTCGACACCGGCGCCGATCCGATCACCGCCGCGATGTTCTTCTCATCGGGATTCCACGCCCACCACCTCAGCTGCGGGCCGAGCTGGTCGAAGATCTCGTAGAAACAGTGGTGCACGAAACCGACGCAGACCGCGCCGATGAGCACACCCCGCCTGCGGAACACCCCGAGACTGCGCACCGACTCATAGCTGAGCACCGCCATCGCCGGGTACAGGCAGAGTATGTAGAGCGGCATCCGGTCGAACATGAACTCGACGGTGAACACGTTGTGCACGAACGCTGTTTTCAGGTGATCGGCGATACCGAACTGCGCGGGGAAGTACACCGGCGGCTCCATCACCAGCAGGTAGACCACCGAGCCGAGCCATAGCGCGGAAGGCGTCACATCGCCGGCCCGCCACCGCCGGACGGCGTGCACCGCGGCGGCGATCGCCAACGACACCAACAGCGCCTCGACGACAGGCAGCGTCCAGTTCTCGAGCCCGAGCGGGTTGCGCACATTCACCAGCGGTTGCACGTCGGCACAGGAGAATCCGAGTTCGTCGGCCATCGCGGCGAAGTCGTCGGGACAGGGACCGGCCATCTAGGCATCCCCACGGCGGTCGGCCGCCGCGTCGGACGCGCCGTACCAGTGCGCGACGTCGCCGCCGCGCCGGTAGCGTTCGAACCAGATGTCGGCGAAATCGGGCAGCGGCTCTGTGGCCGGATCGTGAAACGGGGTCTGGCTCAGCATGATCCGAAATCCGCTGACGAGTTTCTCCCGCCATGGCACCTCGCCGAGCGCCGGGAGCACCGGCGCGGTCTTGGGCGTGACGCCGGGAATCCGCGACAGCAGCGCGGTCCGCATACTCAGCGCCGGTTTGATGTCGTGCGCGTCCATCCCGCGTTCGGCGAAGGGTACGTGTTCGTTCATTCCGTCGGCGACGATCCGCGCGGCGGCCAGCAGATGCCGCAGCACCGACGGCAGCACCCGCACCCGGTACCAGTCACTGTCGACGACGGCGCCATAGATGACCAGTGCCGAACTGCGATGCTCCACCTCTTCCACGAAGTGCCACAACAGAAGTGAGGACACCCTGTCGTCACCGGGGCGGAACAGCACGTCCTCGTTGTCCAGTAGCAGTTTGAAGAAGGGGGTGAACGTCGCCTCCAGGTCGGCAATGTAGGCCAGGCGGTACTCGAGCGAGCGGGTCTCGGTGATCTCGTCGAAGGAGGCGATCACGGCGTCGAAGGTCTGCTCCAGACCCGGATAGTGCCGCACCAGCGCCTTGAGGTGCCGACGGTGGCACGCCGAATGCTGCGCCTCCTGCCGGAGAAAGTCCTTGGCCTCCTGCGCCGCCCCCTCGTCGTCGATGAGCGGGATGGCCTCGCGGACCGCGGCGACGATCATCTTCTCGAACGCCACCGCGTACACCGACACGACGTTCATGAACGTGGAGAAGGCGACATTGCGCGGATTCCATACGAACGGCAGGTCGTCGCCGAAGTCGAACGGAATCCTGCGTACTTCCAGCGCCGTCATCGACCGCCCCCTGCTTGTGATTCAGAACACCTACAGCGACGAGATTGACACTTGCAGTCTTAGTTGTCAATCATGCTCGGTCAATCACACCCGGTCGATAAGGGTCGGCCCCGTCACCGAGCCCCATGGCCGGGACCAGCACCCGGCGTAGGTATCCGCGCAGCCCGTCCTCGCTGCGGCCCGACGGGCCCTCGAAGGTCATCAGCGAAACCACGAAACGCAAAAAGGTCTCGGTCATCTCATCCAGGTCGCCGGCACGGTCGGGGCGATGTTCCAGCACCGGCTCGAGGTAGCCACGCGCCATGGCCAGCGCCTCCGGCGCCAGCAGCCGGCGCCGGGCGTCCGGCTGTTCCAGGACGGTGATCATCGGGGAGATGGCGGGGTTGGCGGTGAACTCGCGGACCACCGACAGACACAACTCGACGACGAAATCGCCGGCGGTGCCGGCCGCGCGGGCCAGGGCGACCAGACGATCGCCTGCGTCGGTGACCGCCCGTTCCAGTGCGATCTCGACAATCTCCTCCTTGGTGGAGAAGTAGTTGTACACCGTCTGCCGTGACACCCTGGCCTCGCGCGCTATGACGGTCAGCGAGATCCGTTCCAGACCGTGCGAGGCGAGCGAGCGAACGGCGGCCTCGATGATCTGCGAACGCGGATCCTCCGGCTGTCCCCGGCCGCCCCAGGCGGCGCGCCGCGGCGCACCGCGAGTCTCAAAGGTCACGCTCATCCTTTCGCCGCCGGTGATCCGGTCGGGCGCGAACCGTCCGGTGCGCACCCGCACCGCCCACGGTATGACATACCGGACAATGCTGGGGAGCCCGACCGGCCGATCCGTGCGGCAAGCGATCGTCTGCCCGCCACCGTCGGCGCCGCCGTCGCCGGTCCGAAACTGTGTCGTCCGACCGGACGCACCCTGCGGCAGGGCCCTTTCGGATTCGGACAGATGCGGTAACGTTCACCTGCGAATTCGGGTACACCCCCACTCCCCGCCAACCACGCACAGATGAGACTGATCATGCGCGACTTCTACCCTACGATCGAACCCTACGACTCCGGGCTCCTCGATGTCGGCGATGGTCAGCTCATGTACTGGGAGACCTCGGGATCGCCCGAGGGCAAACCGGTCGTCTTCGTGCACGGCGGGCCGGGCGGCGGCACGGGCCCCGACCAGCGCCGCTTCTTCAACCCCGACCGGTACCGGATAGTGCTGTTCGATCAACGCGGCTGCGGACAGTCCCGTCCACACATCGCCGACGGGGCCGATCTGTCGGTCAACACCACCGACCACCTGATCGCCGATATGGAAGCCCTGCGTGCGCATCTGGGCATCGAACGGTGGCAGGTGTTCGGCGGGTCATGGGGTTCGACGCTGGGGCTGGCCTATGCCCAGACATATCCCGAACGGGTCACCGAACTGGTGTTGCGCGGCATTTTCCTGCTGCGCCGCAGCGAGATCGACTGGTACTACAACGGCGGCGCCGCCAACATCTACCCCGACCGGTGGGAGGAGTACCTGGCGCCCGTCCCGGAGGCCGAACGCGACGGCGACCTGGTGGCCGCCTATCACCGGCTGCTGACCTCCGACGACCGCGAGCTGGCGCGGCGGGCGGCGTCGGCGTGGACGGCATGGGAGCAGTCAACCAGTCACCTTCTCCCCCAATCTGATTCCGGCGCCGATGGGTCCCGGTTCGATCTCGCGTTCGCGACCATCGAGAACCACTACTTCACCCACGGCGGATTCCTCACCGACGGACAGCTGCTGGCCGACATCGACCGCATCAGCCACATCCCCGGCGTCATCGTGCAGGGCCGCTACGACGTGGTGTGCCCGGCGCGCAGCGCGTGGGATCTGCACCGGGCGTGGCCGGCGGCGCAACTGTACATCGTCGACGACGCCGGGCACGCCTCCTACGAACCAGGCATCAAACACCAGCTCATCGAGGCCACCGACCGGTTCGCCGACCGCTGACCATCGGTCGGCGCTTGCCCGGGACGCCACCCCGCACCGGTTAGAATCGGACAACGTGGCCGGTTCGCGGTCGCGCCACACAATCCCACTCTCCGTCGCCGGCGGTGGGGTCAGCACAAAGGAGTCGCGGTGGCAGCATCCGAACAGATCGAAGTCGAACTCAAGTTTGATGTGGACGCGAGTACCGACGCCCCCGACCTCCGAGTCCTGCCGGGTGTGGTCGGCGCCCGCGAACCCGAGACCTTCCAGCTCGACGCCACCTACTTCGACACCGAGAACCTCGACCTGGCGAGCAACAAGATCACCATGCGGCGACGCACCGGCGGCCACGATTCGGGTTGGCATCTCAAGCGTCCCACCGCGATCGCCGGAGCCCGCCGCGAACTCCAGGTCGGCTTCGACGAGGCTCCCGACGAGGTGACCCCACCCACCGCGCTCACCGATCCGGTGCGTGTGCTCATCCGCAGCCGACCGCTGATCCCGGTGGCCGTGATCTCCACACAGCGCACCGTCACCACGCTGCTCGGTGCGGGCGACGAGCCGATCGCCGAACTCGCCGCCGATCTGGTCACCGCCCAGTCGCTGCTTCCCGGCGGGCACAGCAGCCAGTGGGCGGAGTGGGAGTTCGAGTTGCTCGGCGACACCGGGAACAATCGTCTCCTCAAGGCCGCGTCGCGGATGCTGACCCGCGCCGGTGGCCGCGAGCCGTCGAGCGCCTCGAAGCTGGCCCGGGCCATCGGCGCCACCCCGGCGGTGTCCAACACGGTGCCCGGACTCGGAAAGAACCCGACCGCACTGGACCTGGTGCTCACCGACCTGGCAACCCACCGCAACGCGCTCCTCGCGTGGGACCCGCAGGTGCGGGTCGACGCCTACGACGCGGTACACCAGATGCGGGTGTCCTCGCGGCGGCTGCGCAGTGTGCTCACCGGATTCAAGGGTGTGCTCGACGACGAGAAGACCACCCACCTCGACGGCGAACTCCGGTTGCTGGCCCGCATTCTCGGCGACGCCCGCGACAGCGAGGTGCAGATCGACATCGACATCTCACTGCTGGAGGGTGAGGACGTGTCCGACGCGCTGCGGGCGGCACTGGTCGGTCAGGAGGAGATCGGTCACGAGCGGGCCCTGCGCGTGGCGCACGCGGCGATGAACTCCGACCGCTATTTCGCATTGCTCGACGACATCGACGAACTGATCGCCGATCCGCCCACCGGCCCGCTCGCCGAGGCGACCGCCGAGGCGGCCGCCGACAAGTCGATCGGCCGCAGCCGCAAGCGGATCCGGCAGGAACAGAACCGGCTGGCCGCCCTGCCCGAAGGCTCGGACGAGTGGCTCGAACAGTTGCATGTGGTGCGCAAGAAGGCCAAACGGCTGCGCTACCGGGTCGACGCGGTCGCACCGCTGGGCAAGAAGCACCATCATCGGGCGGGCAAGGTGGCCAAGGTGATCCAGACGGCGCTCGGCGATGTCAACGACGCGCTCATCAACCGGCAGCGCATCGCCGAGTTGGTGGCCCAGGCCCAGTCGGGCGAACTCCGGCTCGAGCCGAGGGATCTGTTCGTTCTCGGCCGCGTCGACACCCGGCAGGCCGCGGCGATGCAGCGCGCCATCGGCACCTACAGCTCGGTCCTCAAGGATTTGTGACGGGACGCAACCGCACCTGACGCCGCACCGGGTCAGCCGCCGACAGTTCGACGTCCAGGCGGCGGCCGGGCTCGGGTTCGCCGTCGCACGGCGCGATGACGGCCGGGGTGTCGATGTACACCTCGGCCGGCCTCTTTCCGTTCGCCGCCCGGATGGTGACCGCCGAGAAGCGTTGCCCGATCAGGCCTTCCAGAACTATCGACTCGGCCAGGTCGACACTGGCCCGGTCCGCCGCCGAATTCAGCGAGTCCGCGGACCGCAACGCCTTCGGCAGCGACGGCAGCGCGCGATCCACCCAATCCGGCACCGGTTTTCCCGCGGTCACCGACAGACACACCTCGGTGGCGAACCTGTCGCCGAGACGGCGCAGCGGGGCGGTGACGTGTGCGTACTGTCCGGCGATCGCCGCGTGCCGGGTGTCCTCGTCGGTGACCGGCTCGTCACGTATCGCGTCGATCAGCACACCGTCGGCGCTGCGGCCGAGCACCAGATAGTCCGCACCCCGCATCAGTGAGGTCGCCGCGTTCATCAGCGCCGGCGTCGACGGCTCGTCGGCGGCCAGGCCGGCGAGGAACCGGCCGGGCGAGTGGCCGTCCGGCCAGGGCACACCGAGCGCCGCCGCGGTGGCCCGGAGCGTGCCGACCGCCTCCGGTGTGCCCGGAGGCAGGGTGCGCAGCAGCCCGGCGCCGGCATCGGCCATGATCCTTCCCGCACACATTCCCGTGAGCAGCGACAACTGCGAGTTCCAGCCGTCGGCGGGGGTACGCGGGGCCAGCTGCACCGACCAGCCGCCGTCCCCGCGCACCACCTCCTGGTCGGGCAGGTTGAGGTCGACGGCCCCGCGGTCGAGTGCCACCCGGGCGCGGAGTTCGCCGAAGTCGGGTAACGCCGCGATCGACGGGTGCAGCCGCCCGGCGCAGGCGTCGGCGTACACACCGGCGTAGGTGAGCTTGGCCACCGACCGCACCGTGGCGCGGCGCACCCGCACCTGCACCGGCTCCCCCGCCGCCGACACCCGGATGGTCCACAGCACACACGGCCGGATCTGCTCGGGGAGCAGCGATCCGGCGCCTTCGGACAGGTCCCGCGGATGCAGCGGAACCGATCCGTCCGGAAAGTACACGGTGGTGCCGCGCCGCCTGCTTTCCGCATCGAGCGCGCCTTCTGGTTCGATGAGCGCGGCGACATCGGCGATGGCGTAGTCGATGACGAAGTCATCGCCGTCCCGGGCGATGTGCACGGCCTGGTCGAGGTCCATCGACGTCGGCGGGTCGATGGTCACCACCGGCAGATCGGTGCGGTCCTCACGCTCCCCCGCATGCCGGTCGACGGCGCCCCGCGCCTCGGCGAGCGCGTCGTCGCCGTAGTCCTCGACCACCCCGAGTTCGGTGCGGATGGCGTCGAAGTCGATGTCGGGTGCCCAGAAACGACGATGCATAATCACCGACCTTAGTGCCCCCGGCCGTCGATCCGGCCGATCCGCGGATCGGGCAGGTCGTCCCAGGCCCGGATGGCAAAAGGCGCCGGCCGGACGTGACGCAGTTCGATCAACCTCGGCGCGATGCCGAGCATCGCCTTGCAGACCCGGCTGAAATGCGGACCGTCGTAGAACCCGGCGCCCGTGGCGGCGTCGGTGCATCCGCTGCCCGCCGCGATGAGATCTATCGCCAGCCGCAGTCGTTCCCACTGCACGATCTGGGAATAGCTCACGCCCAGGCCGGTGGCCAGCATACGGCGCACCGAGGGCGCCGACCGGTGGAATTCCGCGGCGACCTCGGACAGTTGCAGCGCTGTGGTCGGGCTGTCACTGATGCGCCGCCCGATCCACAGCACCATCTCGTCGGCCACCGAATCGGCGGCGACGTCCACCGACCGCGCCGCGCCGAGCGCCGGGCGCTCTCCGGCACGAGGATCGTCGTGGCGCTCGATCCATTCGCCGATCCGGCGCCCGGCGGCGGTGTGCGGTGCGACGTAGGTGACCGTCGCACGGCCGTACGAGAGCAATTGGTGCGGCACACCGGAGCCGATCACGACACCTGTCACCCCGGTCAGCGCGTCCTCACCCCGATGCAGGTCGATCCCCTGCGGGCAGTCGATCAACTGGATGGCGTAGTGCCGATGGGGCGCGGTCGGCGTGAAGGTGCCGCGATAGACCACGGCGCTCGCACCGAAGTCGAAGTAGTCGCCGCTGAAGCGCTGTGCCTCGGACATCGACCCCCGTTCACCGGTGCCGTGCCGTCCACGGCCACGCAGACACCTCACCGCCGTCAGCTCTCGTGCGACAGCCGCATCCGACCGTACACACCGTCGAGCAGCCGTGGCCGGTACCAGACGGCCTCCCCGCAGATCCGCATCACCGCGGGCAGCAGAAACAGCCGCACCACGAACGCGTCGACCAGCACCGCCACGGCCAGTCCGAGCCCGAGCATCTTGAGGTAGGTGAGCCCCGAGGTGGCCATCGCCGCGAGCACCACCGAGATCAGGATCGCCGCCGCACCGATGACCCGGCGGGT contains:
- the zapE gene encoding cell division protein ZapE; the encoded protein is MHRRRRFRGSPVTSLAARTAPRFRDALAHAGIGFDDAQRHAIDRLSGPTDCGYYLHGTTGRGKTALATLYFDAIPTQHKTRVHFHDFLAGVQSHIAHSGRSHSEAIRSVIGPTDAVFFDEFHVHDVADAIYLTEMLGNLCNGRTLVIATSNYSPADLMPNPLFHSRFAPAITIITGSMTVVDIAGGPDYRTLAGPPERGFGSGSWICGPPENTGTPATPVPLCAGGIKLMALRVTGRAAHLTFAELCERPVGSHQYLWLADSFESITITGVPDLASAERDPLMRLANLVDILHDRNIRLDVHSAGPPGRILDAPAPPPDVARTLSRLGSLRTPTPGAGRTRAAPGAGGGTT
- a CDS encoding CYTH and CHAD domain-containing protein, encoding MAASEQIEVELKFDVDASTDAPDLRVLPGVVGAREPETFQLDATYFDTENLDLASNKITMRRRTGGHDSGWHLKRPTAIAGARRELQVGFDEAPDEVTPPTALTDPVRVLIRSRPLIPVAVISTQRTVTTLLGAGDEPIAELAADLVTAQSLLPGGHSSQWAEWEFELLGDTGNNRLLKAASRMLTRAGGREPSSASKLARAIGATPAVSNTVPGLGKNPTALDLVLTDLATHRNALLAWDPQVRVDAYDAVHQMRVSSRRLRSVLTGFKGVLDDEKTTHLDGELRLLARILGDARDSEVQIDIDISLLEGEDVSDALRAALVGQEEIGHERALRVAHAAMNSDRYFALLDDIDELIADPPTGPLAEATAEAAADKSIGRSRKRIRQEQNRLAALPEGSDEWLEQLHVVRKKAKRLRYRVDAVAPLGKKHHHRAGKVAKVIQTALGDVNDALINRQRIAELVAQAQSGELRLEPRDLFVLGRVDTRQAAAMQRAIGTYSSVLKDL
- a CDS encoding TetR/AcrR family transcriptional regulator, which produces MPRPGDRRPLITDHAIAVLADGGARVLTHQAVDRHAGLAAGSTSYYFRTRQALVEAVVERIRHHSRAAFEDARSQAEEPVTVEGAAELIAGQLGHLADGRRDQALAVFALLGEVREHRELRQSLMRCLFSVELAAGLFRSLGSDSPQADAADLVDLLTGRLVGMLFGDGDLLPEQVRETVARFVRRCAGGYAGATT
- the panB gene encoding 3-methyl-2-oxobutanoate hydroxymethyltransferase; the protein is MSETSVYGATPTDSAKPRRAMRVHHLAQMKADGEKWSMLTAYDYSTARIFDEAGIPVLLVGDSAANVVYGYDTTIPVTLDEMIPLIRGVVRGAPHALVVADLTFGSYEAGPRQALESATRVFKETGAHAVKIEGGERVADQIATLTAAGIPVVAHIGFTPQSVNGLGGFRVQGRGDAGDQLIADAIAVQEAGAIAVVMEMVPADLAGQITRKLTIPTVGIGAGNETDAQVLVWQDMAGFTHGKTAKFVKRFADVGGDLRKAAEQYADEVRRGAFPGPEHSY
- a CDS encoding AraC family transcriptional regulator; the encoded protein is MSEAQRFSGDYFDFGASAVVYRGTFTPTAPHRHYAIQLIDCPQGIDLHRGEDALTGVTGVVIGSGVPHQLLSYGRATVTYVAPHTAAGRRIGEWIERHDDPRAGERPALGAARSVDVAADSVADEMVLWIGRRISDSPTTALQLSEVAAEFHRSAPSVRRMLATGLGVSYSQIVQWERLRLAIDLIAAGSGCTDAATGAGFYDGPHFSRVCKAMLGIAPRLIELRHVRPAPFAIRAWDDLPDPRIGRIDGRGH
- a CDS encoding cutinase family protein — translated: MTKRLTVVLLCWVTVLSMGVIAGQGRADAARCPDVEVIFARGTAETAPPVGLTGLAFSTELRRLLPGRSVNVWGVPYKASARFSDRRYVAQTAIDGINMIQRRMERIASACPRTKIVLGGYSQGAVITTYATSSTPVRLPARYERELTGLPPVLPTSVAGHVAAVVLLGAPSDRWMRDIGTPPLRVGTAYRGKTYRYCIPGDTICNGTKVGQPNALHVLYGPGPVSVAAARYAAQRIR
- a CDS encoding RNB domain-containing ribonuclease, whose protein sequence is MHRRFWAPDIDFDAIRTELGVVEDYGDDALAEARGAVDRHAGEREDRTDLPVVTIDPPTSMDLDQAVHIARDGDDFVIDYAIADVAALIEPEGALDAESRRRGTTVYFPDGSVPLHPRDLSEGAGSLLPEQIRPCVLWTIRVSAAGEPVQVRVRRATVRSVAKLTYAGVYADACAGRLHPSIAALPDFGELRARVALDRGAVDLNLPDQEVVRGDGGWSVQLAPRTPADGWNSQLSLLTGMCAGRIMADAGAGLLRTLPPGTPEAVGTLRATAAALGVPWPDGHSPGRFLAGLAADEPSTPALMNAATSLMRGADYLVLGRSADGVLIDAIRDEPVTDEDTRHAAIAGQYAHVTAPLRRLGDRFATEVCLSVTAGKPVPDWVDRALPSLPKALRSADSLNSAADRASVDLAESIVLEGLIGQRFSAVTIRAANGKRPAEVYIDTPAVIAPCDGEPEPGRRLDVELSAADPVRRQVRLRPVTNP
- a CDS encoding metal-dependent hydrolase, whose amino-acid sequence is MTALEVRRIPFDFGDDLPFVWNPRNVAFSTFMNVVSVYAVAFEKMIVAAVREAIPLIDDEGAAQEAKDFLRQEAQHSACHRRHLKALVRHYPGLEQTFDAVIASFDEITETRSLEYRLAYIADLEATFTPFFKLLLDNEDVLFRPGDDRVSSLLLWHFVEEVEHRSSALVIYGAVVDSDWYRVRVLPSVLRHLLAAARIVADGMNEHVPFAERGMDAHDIKPALSMRTALLSRIPGVTPKTAPVLPALGEVPWREKLVSGFRIMLSQTPFHDPATEPLPDFADIWFERYRRGGDVAHWYGASDAAADRRGDA
- a CDS encoding TetR/AcrR family transcriptional regulator, with protein sequence MTFETRGAPRRAAWGGRGQPEDPRSQIIEAAVRSLASHGLERISLTVIAREARVSRQTVYNYFSTKEEIVEIALERAVTDAGDRLVALARAAGTAGDFVVELCLSVVREFTANPAISPMITVLEQPDARRRLLAPEALAMARGYLEPVLEHRPDRAGDLDEMTETFLRFVVSLMTFEGPSGRSEDGLRGYLRRVLVPAMGLGDGADPYRPGVIDRA
- the pip gene encoding prolyl aminopeptidase; amino-acid sequence: MRDFYPTIEPYDSGLLDVGDGQLMYWETSGSPEGKPVVFVHGGPGGGTGPDQRRFFNPDRYRIVLFDQRGCGQSRPHIADGADLSVNTTDHLIADMEALRAHLGIERWQVFGGSWGSTLGLAYAQTYPERVTELVLRGIFLLRRSEIDWYYNGGAANIYPDRWEEYLAPVPEAERDGDLVAAYHRLLTSDDRELARRAASAWTAWEQSTSHLLPQSDSGADGSRFDLAFATIENHYFTHGGFLTDGQLLADIDRISHIPGVIVQGRYDVVCPARSAWDLHRAWPAAQLYIVDDAGHASYEPGIKHQLIEATDRFADR